Part of the Halopseudomonas maritima genome, CTGGGTAACGACTGGACGCCTGTTCGCGCCATGGGCGCCTACATCAAGGGCACCAACGGCAAGAGCCAGGGCGTTGTCCCCTTCCTGAAAGTGGTCAACGACACCGCGGTTGCGGTCAACCAGGGCGGCAAGCGCAAGGGCGCAGTCTGCGGCTACCTGGAAACCTGGCACCTGGACATCGAGGAGTTCCTCGAACTGCGCAAGAACACTGGTGACGACCGTCGCCGTACCCACGACATGAACACCGCCAACTGGATTCCTGACCTGTTCATGAAGCGGGTATTTGAAGACGGCAACTGGACCCTGTTCTCCCCGTCTGACGTACCGGACCTGCACGACCTGACCGGCAAAGCCTTTGAAGAGCGCTACGAGTACTACGAAGCGCTGATCGAGTACGGCAAGCTCAAGCTGCACAAGACCATCAAGGCCGCCGACCTGTGGCGCAAGATGCTCAGCATGCTGTTTGAAACCGGCCACCCCTGGCTGACCTTCAAGGACGCCTGCAACCTGCGCAGCCCGCAGCAGCACGCCGGTGTGGTTCACAGCTCCAACCTGTGCACCGAGATCACCCTGAACACCTCGGCCGATGAAATCGCCGTGTGTAACCTGGGCTCGGTCAACCTGCCGCAGCACATCGTCGACGGCAAGCTGGACACCGCCAAGCTGGAGCGCACCGTACGCACCGCTGTACGCATGCTCGATAACGTTATCGACATCAACTACTACAGCGTGCCGCAGGCGCAGAACTCCAACTTCAAGCACCGCCCGGTCGGTCTCGGCCTGATGGGCTTCCAGGATGCCCTGTACCTGCAGCACATCCCCTACGGCTCCGACGAGGCTGTGAGCTTCGCCGACCAGTCAATGGAAGCCATCAGCTACTACGCCATCCAGGCCTCCTGTGACCTGGCCGACGAGCGCGGCAGCTACTCCACCTTCGACGGCTCGCTGTGGTCGCAAGGCATCCTGCCCTACGACTCGCTGGACATCCTGGCCGAGCAACGTGGCGCCAAGTACATGGAAGTGGATCGCAGCACCACGCTGGATTGGGAGCCGGTACGTCAGCGCGTCAAAAGCGGTATCCGCAACTCCAACATCATGGCCATCGCACCGACCGCGACCATCGCCAACATCACCGGCGTATCGCAGTCCATCGAGCCGACGTACCAGAACCTGTACGTCAAATCGAACCTGTCGGGCGAGTTCACCGTGATCAACCCCTTCCTGGTCCGCGACCTCAAAGCACGCGGCCTGTGGGACTCGGTCATGGTCAACGACCTGAAGTACTACGACGGCTCCGTACAACAGATCGACCGTATCCCGGAAGACCTCAAGGCGCTGTACGCCACCGCCTTTGAAGTGGATACCAAGTGGATCGTTGAAGCCGCCAGCCGCCGCCAGAAGTGGATCGACCAGGCTCAGTCACTGAACCTGTACATCGCCGGCGCCAGCGGCAAGAAGCTGGACGTGACCTACCGCATGGCGTGGTTCCGTGGCCTGAAAACCACCTACTACCTCCGTGCCCTGGCCGCCACCAGCACCGAGAAGTCCACCGTCAACACCGGCAAGCTGAACGCCGTTGCCAGCGGCGCCGACAGCGCCCCGGCCGCCGCACCCGCCGGCCCGGCACCCGTGCCGCAGGCCTGCTCGATCGACGATCCGGACTGTGAGGCCTGCCAATAAAAGCTGGCTGAAAGCTGGAGGCTAGAAGCTGGAAGCAGTTCGCGGCATCGCCCGTAGCTGCTTCCAGATCACCTTCAGCAACAGCGCTCAGACCGCAGAAAACACAGCGTCATTCCCGCGAAGGCGGGAATCCAGAAAAGCCCAATAGCCGCGCCGAGCAAGTCTCAAGCAGCACTCGCCGCCGCCATACAGAACAACCTCCAGCTTCAAGCCTCCAGCTTCAAGCTGTCGACCAAAGGGAGACCCCACCATGCTCAGCTGGGACGAATTCGATAGCGAAGACACCACCCCTGCCACCAAGCCTGCGCAGGCCAAGCCGGCCGCGCCGGTTGCCGACGATCCGGCGATGGAAAACGTCGCTGAAAGCTCGGTAGAAGATGCGCGCCAGGTCAGCGCCGATGACTCCGCCGCCATTGCTCGCGCCAAGGCCGCGCTGGACGAACTGGACATTCAGGAAGGCCTGGATGATCTGGAAGGCTCCGCTGCCCGCGTGCAGGTGGGCGACAAGCAGATGATCAATGCCCGCGCCGACCTTAACCAGCTCGTACCCTTCAAATACGAGTGGGCCTGGCAGAAATACCTCGACGGCTGCGCCAACCACTGGATGCCGCAAGAGGTCAACATGACCGCCGACATCGCCCTGTGGAAAAGCGCCGACGGCCTGACCGAAGACGAACGCCGCATCGTCAAGCGCAACCTGGGCTTCTTCTCCACCGCCGACAGCCTGGTTGCCAACAACCTGGTACTGGCCGTGTACCGCCTGATCACCAACCCCGAGTGCCGCCAGTACATCCTGCGTCAGGCCTTCGAAGAGGCGATCCACACCCACGCCTACCAGTACTGCATCGAGTCTCTGGGCATGGATGAAGGCGAGATCTTCAACATGTACCACGAGATCCCGAGCGTCGCGAAGAAAGCCTCCTGGGGTCTCAAGTACACCCGCTCGATCTCCGACCCGCAGTTCAACACCGGCACGCCTGAAACCGACCGCCAGTTCCTGCGCAACCTGATTGCCTACTACTGCGTACTGGAAGGCATCTTCTTCTACTGCGGCTTCACCCAGATCCTGTCCATGGGTCGCCGCAACAAGATGACCGGCACCGCCGAGCAGTTCCAGTACATCCTGCGTGACGAGTCCATGCACCTGAACTTCGGCATCGACGTGATCAACCAGATCAAGATCGAAAACCCGCACCTGTGGGATGCCGCCATGAAGGATGAAGCGACGCAGATGATCCTGCAGGGCACCCAGCTGGAAATCGAATACGCCCGCGACACCATGCCCCGCGGCGTACTCGGCATGAACGCGGCGATGATGGAGGACTACCTCAAGTTCATCGCCAACCGTCGCCTGACCCAGATCGGCCTGAAAGAGGAATACCCGGGTGCCACCAACCCCTTCCCCTGGATGAGCGAGATCATGGATCTGAAGAAAGAGAAAAACTTCTTCGAGACCCGCGTAATCGAGTATCAAACTGGCGGTGCGCTGACCTGGGATTGAAACCCGCCTCAGCGCAGCACTGATTGACGAACACAGGTGTGGTAGGCCAAGCGCGCAACGCGTCTTGGCCTCCCCCTGACGCTGCAGGCCTGACTTGGCAACAGCGCCGTACCACAACGCTCAGCCAGTATTCGTGCCACACGGCAACGGCGTATCGCACCGTCATCGAGAAACACCGGCTTAGCGGCACCTCCCCCGTCAATCAGTGATGCCTTGTACTCTCCGACTCTCGCCCCCCCCAGCCTTGGCAATCAGCCCCCCGTACGACGCCCCTCAACGATCAAGCTGTAGCGCAGCTGAAACACAAATCGCGCCACACGCGCCTTTGTTTCAACTCTGAGACACCTTCGCCGCAGGACATACACCTGCACCCCGCATGGGTTTGGCGGCCACTCCCACCTCCTCTGGCCCGCCTGGCTGTCTCTTCAAATTAACACCGCCACCGTCTCCCCTTGAGCAAAAACAAAGCAAGCCATTGATTTTAAATAATAAATTTTATTGGCACAGACTGTGCTCTGGTATCCATACAAAGAATGCGTATGGTGGATCAGGAGCACTGTCATGGACAGATCGGTATGGATCAGCACCACCGTTGGCCTACTCGCCATGGCGCAGGCGATGGCGTTTCAAGCCGCACAGGCTGCCGATGGCGATATCATCATCCAGCGTCAAGTTCAGTCACGCATAGCCACCCGCGCTCCCCTGCTCCCAGACCCCAACCCCGAGATAGTCAACCCTGGCACTGATGCACGTCGCATGGCCGCCGAAATGAGCGACGCCGACTTCGCCAATGTCGCCAGCGGCGCAGCACTACGCGGTCACTATGTCGAGAGCCAGATCACGCAAGGCTTGGTACCCAACCACTCTGGCAGCGTCCTGGCGGGTCCCCAATCGGGCACACAAACTGTCGGCGGCGGCGGCGGTGGTGGCGGCGCGGTGTCCGGGCCTGCCATCTCGGGGACCATCAATCAGAGCATCAAGCAGGGGCTTGGTCCACTTAACGCGATCGGGAGTAAGTGACCATGTGCTCCAGACCGATGCTCTGCTGTCTGTTGGTGCTCGCCAGCCCTGCACTATTGGCCGATCAGGTGCGCCAGGAAACACAGGCCACCATCACCGACAGCGCAGCGAATTACCTGGGCAACCTGAGTGTCAATCAGGCCGCCGGCACCGCTCACCAGCAAATTAATAGTCGCGCCATAGCAGCTGGCGACAGCAGCACTACCAATACCCGCATCACCCAAGTACGCGCCAGTCTGCCCGCATCGGCAACCGGCTCGGACGCGGTGGCGCGTATTCAAGGGGCTTCCTTCAGTAAAGGGAGTGGCATTCTGGGGCTCAACCAGAGTGCTGGAGCCGGTAACCAACACAGCAATGTGGTGGGTATATCGCTCAATAGCACACCGGACAGCCTGGATGACACCGTGCTTTCCCAAAGCGCGGCCCCTACATCAGTCTCCGGAGCAGTTGCACCGCCTAGCGGTGAGCGCATCGCCGATATTGACGATCGTGCGTTTGCCGACTCACGCGGCGTGGTGCAACTGAACCAGAGTGCCGGGGTTGGCAACAGCAGTGCCAACAACCTCAGCATCAGGGTCGCGGATTGACCCTGAAATATGCAAAAACGCTAAACACTCTTGTGTAAGGAGATTTACCATGAAAACCGAAATGATCCTGAAGCCTGTGGCCTTCGCCATTGCAGTGGCTCTTTCTGGAAGCGTTATGGCTGGGGGGGGCGGACACTCGGGCAGCTCGAGCAGCAGTGGTGCGTCGGCGACTGTCAATGATGTCCAAGACAACCAGTACAACGACGTAGACAACGAGTCGACCATCAACGGCGCCAGCGTTTCAGGCTCGCTGAACGGGTCGTCCGGCAATGTCGGCGCCAACGTCGCTGCCGGTGACAATAACCAGCAGGCCAATGCCGCTGCCATTGCAACCTCCGACGCCTTCTTCGTCTTCGGCGTGGGCGCAGGCCTTGAAGCCAGCGCGAGTGTCAATGTGAAGCAGTACAACGCCAACAACGAGGTCTCTAACGAGGGCACCCAGAACAGCGCAAGCCTGGTCAACTCCGGCAGAAACGTCAGCGGCAACACTGGTATCAACATCGCCGCCGGCACCTCCAACCAGCAGAAGAACGACCTGGCCATTGCCTCCTCGGAGACAGCTTTCACCGCCAGCGCGTCGGTTGATATGGAGCAATTCTCCAACAACAACTACACCGACAACGCTGTGGGCGATCTCTACGAGCTGGGCGAAGCAGATGAAGGGGCCTCCGGCCTGGGTGAGACCAGCGGACAAACCTTGTCGTTCTTCATCCCGCCGTGGGGTGGTGGTGGCAGCGACGACGATCCGCAAACTCCGGTGGTCAACAACGCCAGCATGTCCAACTCGCTCAACGGGGCATCCGGCAACGTAGGTGTGAACATTGCAGCTGGCTCCGGCAACCAACAGGCAAACAGCCTGGCCATTGCCCGCGGCTGCAGCGCTTGCGTACCTGACCTGTAAAGCACTGCCAAAAGGCATTGGGCCGGTCCAAGACCGGCCCAATTGCTTGGAGGAGATTTCCATGTCCCCTTGGCTCATCTGGTTTTCAGCCGTGCTCATGTCTGCCTCAGTGATAACCCAGGCTGCAGAGATCGGCATACCTGCCTTACCCAACGGGACGCTGATCTACAAGCCGGTTGTCAGCATGCAAGAACGGCGCTTCCAGAATCTGGTTGAGCAGCGTACCGACTTCAGCTGTGGTGCGGCCGCCTTGGGCACCATTCTCAACGCCGCCTACGGCTGGGACCTGGAAGAAGAAGACGTCATTCGGGGCATGCTGGTGAACGCGTCCCCTGACCTGGTTCGCACCCAGGGCTTTTCCATGCTGGACATGAAGCGCTACGCCGAAACACTCGGCCTGCGGGCACGCGGATATCGCATAAGCGCAGACAAACTGCCAGAGCTCAGAGTGCCCACCGTCGTCCTGCTTGATGTCCGCGGCTACAAGCACTTCGTAGTATTACAACGGGTTTTCGGTGGTTTCGCCTATGTTGGCGATCCTGCATTGGGTCACAAGAAACTGCCGCTGGAAGAGTTCGCCGCCGGCTGGAATGGCATTGTCTTTGCCCTGATTGGCCCAGGATACGACCGCAACAACGTGCTGCTTTCCCCCCCCGAACAACTGACCGCCAAGCACCGAATAGACAGTTTCAGCCCACTTGAGGATGCAGAACTAATGGAGTTCGGCTTCATTCAAAGCGATTTTTTCTAGCCATGAATGGGGAGGCTCCGGGAGATGAACATGAACGCTAAATACCGGTATGTCACCGCATTGATGCTAGTGTGCACTGCTGCACCCGCGGCCAGCCTGTTCAGCCCGGCGGAGGTGAGTGACACCGAGCTCGCCCAGCTCCGAGGTCGCTACGTCTTGCCCGACCGGATCATCAGTTTTGGCGTGGTCATGAACTCATCCTGGCAAGCCTCATCGGGCCAGGTCATCGGTGCTCAGGTTTCTCTGAACATCGCTCAGGGACAGTCCCAGCCCAACCTCAGCATCAGCATGATCGACCAAACCGGCTCGGCAGGAGGGCTGAGCACCGGCACCGGCCAGGTCATCGGCGGTGCGGGCCTGGATAGCGTTCAAGGCGTGGTACAAAGCGTGCGCACTGCCGGAGACTTCAACACGGGGCGCAACGATCTGAGCATTGACATCAGTTACGGCGCGGCGCCAGCAGGTACTGGTGTTGGCGGTTCCTTCAGCGGCCCTCAGTCCTTCAGCAACGGCGCCGGGAGCGTTCAGGTGGGCGCGGTGAATGGCGGGCTGCAGATCGCCCTACAGGCAGCCAATGGTCAAGGAACCAGTCTGCAGCAAATAGGGGGCGGCTCGATTGCGCAGCAGGCGAACATCGGCGGCACCCTGAATGAGGTACGCAACCTGGCCACCCTGAGCGTCGCGCTGCGCAGCCCGCTCAACAACCTCAACCTGGTCAGTTGCCTGGAGCAACTCAAAGGCCTGAAACAAAACGGTCTTTGAACTACGCTTACTAAAAAATAGAACAAAGAGGTTCGCCATGCGTCAGTTGCCCCCCGCTGTTCTGAGTTCGCTGGCTGCACTCATGCTGTTCCCAACAGCCACCCACGCACAGCAACAGCCAGCGGAGGTCAGAGACCTGCAGGCGGAACTGCAAATGCTGAAACAGCGCTACGAGGCACAGCAAAACGCCTTGATGATTCTGGAGCAACGCTTGCGCCAGATGGAAGCCAGAGGCAGCACTTCAGCCTCGCCGACGCAGCAGGTTGCTCGCGCCAGCGATCAGCCACAGGGCACTGGCAGCGGCTATGGCTCTGAACTCAAGGACAGCTCCCGCCCGCCGGACAGCGTACAGAACCTGTACTCCGAAGCCAGCGGCTTTTTTGGCGGCGGCAGATTCAGCATCGAGCCGGGCATCACCTATACCTACTATGATTCAAGGCAACTGTTTCTCAACGGTTTTCTGGCGCTGGACGCCATCTTCCTGGGCAATCTGGGGATTGACCAGATCAATTCCGACACCCTCACCTTCGACCTGACGGCGCGCTACAACTGGGGTGATCGCTGGCAGCTGGACGTCAATGCGCCCTGGATATACCGCCAAACCGACTACCAGTCGGCCGGCGCTGGCGGGGCGAGCAACCAGATCAGCGAGGCCACCGTTACCCGCGACCCGCGCCTGGGCGACATCAGCGCCGGGATTTCATACAAGTTTCTTGACGAGGCACCCGGCAGACCCGACGCCGTCGTGAGCCTGCGTGTAAAAGGCCCGACGGGCGAACACCCCTACGGCATCAAGGTTGATCCAGTG contains:
- a CDS encoding ribonucleoside-diphosphate reductase subunit alpha, whose protein sequence is MQVNPTPPSTASSNLHTEQQQDADLQLSAPGQLRVIKRNGTLVPYTDDKIRIAMTKAFLAVEGSQAASSSRIRQTVDELTDTISAIFKRRLPSGGTLHIEEIQDQVELALMRSGEQKIARSYVLYREEHARQRQERQATAPADAHPSIRVTLPDGSRQPLDMGRLRTVISEACDGLAEVDANHIEQETLKNLYDGVTQLDVNTAMVMTARTLVEREPNYSQVTARLLLDNLRAEALSHLQVAASATHSDMATLYATALPVYIKTGIEYELLDPKLGEFDLEQLGAALDHNRDQQFGYLGLQTLYDRYFLHRDGTRIELPQFFFMRVAMGLAIEETDRNARAIEFYNLLSSFDYMASTPTLFNAGTLRPQLSSCYLTTVPDDLSGIYKAIHDNAMLSKFAGGLGNDWTPVRAMGAYIKGTNGKSQGVVPFLKVVNDTAVAVNQGGKRKGAVCGYLETWHLDIEEFLELRKNTGDDRRRTHDMNTANWIPDLFMKRVFEDGNWTLFSPSDVPDLHDLTGKAFEERYEYYEALIEYGKLKLHKTIKAADLWRKMLSMLFETGHPWLTFKDACNLRSPQQHAGVVHSSNLCTEITLNTSADEIAVCNLGSVNLPQHIVDGKLDTAKLERTVRTAVRMLDNVIDINYYSVPQAQNSNFKHRPVGLGLMGFQDALYLQHIPYGSDEAVSFADQSMEAISYYAIQASCDLADERGSYSTFDGSLWSQGILPYDSLDILAEQRGAKYMEVDRSTTLDWEPVRQRVKSGIRNSNIMAIAPTATIANITGVSQSIEPTYQNLYVKSNLSGEFTVINPFLVRDLKARGLWDSVMVNDLKYYDGSVQQIDRIPEDLKALYATAFEVDTKWIVEAASRRQKWIDQAQSLNLYIAGASGKKLDVTYRMAWFRGLKTTYYLRALAATSTEKSTVNTGKLNAVASGADSAPAAAPAGPAPVPQACSIDDPDCEACQ
- a CDS encoding ribonucleotide-diphosphate reductase subunit beta yields the protein MLSWDEFDSEDTTPATKPAQAKPAAPVADDPAMENVAESSVEDARQVSADDSAAIARAKAALDELDIQEGLDDLEGSAARVQVGDKQMINARADLNQLVPFKYEWAWQKYLDGCANHWMPQEVNMTADIALWKSADGLTEDERRIVKRNLGFFSTADSLVANNLVLAVYRLITNPECRQYILRQAFEEAIHTHAYQYCIESLGMDEGEIFNMYHEIPSVAKKASWGLKYTRSISDPQFNTGTPETDRQFLRNLIAYYCVLEGIFFYCGFTQILSMGRRNKMTGTAEQFQYILRDESMHLNFGIDVINQIKIENPHLWDAAMKDEATQMILQGTQLEIEYARDTMPRGVLGMNAAMMEDYLKFIANRRLTQIGLKEEYPGATNPFPWMSEIMDLKKEKNFFETRVIEYQTGGALTWD
- a CDS encoding transporter is translated as MLFPTATHAQQQPAEVRDLQAELQMLKQRYEAQQNALMILEQRLRQMEARGSTSASPTQQVARASDQPQGTGSGYGSELKDSSRPPDSVQNLYSEASGFFGGGRFSIEPGITYTYYDSRQLFLNGFLALDAIFLGNLGIDQINSDTLTFDLTARYNWGDRWQLDVNAPWIYRQTDYQSAGAGGASNQISEATVTRDPRLGDISAGISYKFLDEAPGRPDAVVSLRVKGPTGEHPYGIKVDPVPGNNNLNIPESLPTGNGIWSVTPGIALIKTLDPAVVFGNLSYTYNFEEDFNDISAQRGAKVPGTVDLGDWFQFGLGVAFALNEKASLSMSFSELISRETRIRPRGQSWQTVSGSDANAAYFNIGMTYAANRDFTIVPNLSIGLTPDAPDFSFSLKFPYYF
- a CDS encoding adhesin, with protein sequence MCSRPMLCCLLVLASPALLADQVRQETQATITDSAANYLGNLSVNQAAGTAHQQINSRAIAAGDSSTTNTRITQVRASLPASATGSDAVARIQGASFSKGSGILGLNQSAGAGNQHSNVVGISLNSTPDSLDDTVLSQSAAPTSVSGAVAPPSGERIADIDDRAFADSRGVVQLNQSAGVGNSSANNLSIRVAD
- a CDS encoding C39 family peptidase; translated protein: MSPWLIWFSAVLMSASVITQAAEIGIPALPNGTLIYKPVVSMQERRFQNLVEQRTDFSCGAAALGTILNAAYGWDLEEEDVIRGMLVNASPDLVRTQGFSMLDMKRYAETLGLRARGYRISADKLPELRVPTVVLLDVRGYKHFVVLQRVFGGFAYVGDPALGHKKLPLEEFAAGWNGIVFALIGPGYDRNNVLLSPPEQLTAKHRIDSFSPLEDAELMEFGFIQSDFF